A DNA window from Desulfuromonas sp. contains the following coding sequences:
- a CDS encoding Asp-tRNA(Asn)/Glu-tRNA(Gln) amidotransferase GatCAB subunit B: MTDQYEVVIGLEVHAQLTTKTKIFCGCSTSFGNSPNSQTCPVCLGMPGALPVLNRQVVENAIRTGLATNCEIAPRSIFARKNYFYPDLPKGYQISQFELPICEHGHLDISVNGEEKRIGITRIHMEEDAGKLLHGETPESAGNSFADLNRACTPLLEIVSEPDMRSADEAIAYLKKLHQIVVYLGVCDGNLEEGSFRCDANVSIRPWGQKEFGTRAELKNINSFRFIKQAIEYEVERQAEVIEDGGKVVQETRLFDSQTGLTRSMRGKEEAHDYRYFPDPDLVPLVVDEEWIARCRSDLPELPEEKLKRFISNFGLSERDADILVSEKAIADYFDSCVELHDDSKTCANWVTGEVSRKLNEEGISISDCPVTPERLTGILKRIADNTISGKIAKQVFEEMWNNDKDADTIIEEKGLKQVTDTGAIEQLVDEVIAANPGQVEEFRAGKEKLIGFFVGQVMQKSKGKANPGMVNQLLQKKLKE, from the coding sequence ATGACTGATCAGTATGAAGTCGTTATCGGCCTGGAAGTCCACGCCCAGTTGACCACCAAAACCAAGATATTCTGTGGCTGCTCGACCTCTTTCGGCAATTCGCCCAACAGCCAGACCTGCCCGGTCTGTCTCGGCATGCCCGGAGCGCTGCCGGTTCTCAACCGCCAAGTTGTCGAAAACGCGATCAGGACCGGTCTGGCAACCAATTGCGAGATTGCGCCACGTTCGATTTTTGCCCGTAAAAACTATTTTTACCCGGACCTTCCCAAAGGCTACCAAATTTCACAATTTGAATTACCGATCTGCGAACACGGACATCTCGATATCTCGGTCAATGGCGAAGAGAAGAGAATCGGCATCACCCGGATCCACATGGAAGAGGATGCCGGCAAGCTGCTGCATGGCGAGACCCCGGAATCGGCAGGCAACTCCTTTGCCGATCTCAACCGGGCCTGCACGCCGCTGCTGGAAATTGTGTCCGAGCCCGACATGCGCTCGGCCGATGAAGCGATCGCCTACCTGAAGAAGCTGCACCAGATCGTGGTCTACCTCGGTGTCTGTGACGGCAACCTTGAAGAAGGGTCCTTCCGCTGCGACGCCAACGTCTCGATCCGGCCCTGGGGCCAAAAGGAATTCGGCACCCGCGCCGAGCTGAAAAACATCAACTCATTCCGCTTTATCAAGCAGGCGATCGAGTACGAAGTCGAACGCCAGGCCGAAGTAATCGAAGATGGCGGCAAGGTTGTCCAGGAGACCCGCCTGTTCGACAGCCAGACCGGACTGACCCGCTCGATGCGCGGCAAGGAAGAGGCCCACGACTATCGCTACTTCCCCGATCCGGACCTGGTCCCGTTGGTGGTTGACGAGGAATGGATCGCCCGGTGCCGCTCCGATTTGCCTGAACTGCCCGAAGAGAAGCTGAAGCGTTTTATCTCGAACTTCGGCCTTTCGGAGCGCGATGCCGACATTCTGGTCTCGGAAAAAGCCATTGCCGATTATTTCGATTCCTGCGTCGAGCTGCACGATGACAGTAAAACCTGTGCGAACTGGGTAACCGGCGAGGTATCGCGCAAGCTGAATGAAGAAGGCATCTCAATCAGCGATTGCCCGGTTACGCCGGAAAGACTGACCGGTATCCTCAAACGGATCGCCGACAACACCATTTCCGGCAAGATCGCCAAGCAGGTGTTCGAGGAGATGTGGAACAACGACAAGGATGCTGATACCATCATCGAAGAAAAGGGCTTGAAACAGGTGACCGATACCGGTGCAATCGAGCAACTGGTTGATGAAGTCATCGCTGCCAATCCGGGCCAGGTCGAGGAATTCAGAGCCGGCAAGGAAAAGCTCATCGGCTTCTTCGTTGGCCAGGTCATGCAGAAAAGCAAGGGCAAGGCAAACCCGGGCATGGTTAATCAGCTCTTGCAAAAGAAACTGAAGGAGTAG
- the mtnA gene encoding S-methyl-5-thioribose-1-phosphate isomerase — MSVKPILYENGVCRMLDQRLLPTEEVWIEYTTCEGIASAIRDMVVRGAPAIGVAAAFGAAFGARDIAAESFATFFPRFAEKCDLLAATRPTAVNLFWALDRMKQAARKGKDLKPDQLRKYLLAEACTIAEEDEQINRRMGQIGNELIPDAARILTHCNAGALATGGYGTALGVVRAAAESGKKIAVFADETRPFLQGARLTAWELQQDGIDVTLICDNMAGYLMSKDEIDCIIVGADRIAANGDVANKIGTFTVAVLAQEHNIPFYVAAPTSTIDLSIADGSGIPIEERSEEEVTHHNGQRVAPTGIKVRNPAFDVTPARLVTAIITEHGIARDNYIEELAALVNREG, encoded by the coding sequence ATGTCGGTCAAACCGATCCTTTATGAAAACGGTGTCTGCCGGATGCTCGACCAGCGCCTCCTGCCAACCGAGGAGGTCTGGATTGAATACACGACCTGCGAAGGGATAGCCTCGGCAATCCGGGATATGGTCGTGCGCGGTGCGCCGGCCATCGGTGTTGCCGCTGCCTTCGGAGCGGCTTTCGGAGCGCGCGACATTGCCGCAGAAAGTTTCGCTACTTTTTTTCCTCGCTTTGCAGAAAAATGCGACCTGCTGGCGGCGACCCGGCCGACAGCAGTCAACCTGTTCTGGGCGCTCGACCGGATGAAACAGGCGGCCCGCAAGGGCAAGGACCTGAAGCCGGACCAACTCAGAAAGTACCTGCTCGCCGAGGCCTGCACCATTGCCGAAGAAGATGAGCAGATCAACCGCCGCATGGGCCAGATCGGCAACGAGTTAATACCGGATGCGGCACGGATCCTGACCCATTGCAACGCCGGCGCCCTGGCGACCGGCGGTTACGGCACCGCCCTCGGTGTCGTACGCGCCGCGGCAGAATCGGGCAAAAAAATCGCCGTCTTCGCCGATGAAACCCGTCCGTTCCTGCAGGGCGCTCGCCTGACCGCCTGGGAACTGCAGCAGGACGGCATCGATGTCACCCTGATCTGTGACAATATGGCCGGCTACCTGATGAGCAAGGATGAGATCGATTGTATCATCGTCGGCGCCGATCGAATCGCCGCCAATGGTGATGTCGCCAACAAGATCGGCACCTTTACCGTCGCCGTGCTGGCGCAAGAACATAACATTCCGTTTTATGTCGCCGCGCCGACCTCAACCATTGATCTCAGCATCGCTGACGGTTCCGGCATTCCGATTGAAGAGCGATCCGAAGAAGAGGTGACGCATCACAATGGTCAGCGCGTGGCACCGACCGGCATCAAGGTGCGCAACCCGGCCTTTGACGTCACCCCGGCCCGTCTGGTCACAGCCATTATTACCGAACACGGGATCGCCCGGGACAACTACATCGAGGAACTTGCTGCGCTGGTCAATCGGGAGGGTTGA
- a CDS encoding bifunctional [glutamate--ammonia ligase]-adenylyl-L-tyrosine phosphorylase/[glutamate--ammonia-ligase] adenylyltransferase, giving the protein MKDLAVRLEKLCRDRDEEGLRVFASELGYRETGKTTANLTILFDSFGSANLLARLTETALTTADPDMALNNLERLSNSISPELIRPALEDKKRRKQLLTTLGASQFLTGILCRDKNNFEELITNGEIDRHKSESAMIDELRALIPEEITFTELQKLLRQYKCREILRIGSRDLNNEAELAEVTDELSSLAAATLQRSYEISDALLKKEFGVPMVESADGDGEEEATFTIFGMGKFGGRELNFSSDIDLIYFYSSEKGTTTGIPDKQSSRIPVHSYFIKLADMISKAIGQVTADGFVFRVDLRLRPEGNSGEMAQPANSAILYYESWGQSWERSALIKALPVAGSIKLGEYILNELEPFIYRRHLDYAMVEDIKRMKQKIDHSLERAEGSEINLKLGRGGIREIEFFIQALQLIYAGKKAALRHKGSLPALAALNKEGLIKNDELPVLREAYVFLRNAEHRIQVFQEQQTHNLPGRRDEMLALARRCGFADTDSFMAELNRHRTGVSRIYHKLFYTSDEEIKEEVRPEIEAVFDVNADPDRVKDLLEEWGFANPDTAYQSLLFLRDGKPYSHLTQRARRHMERIAPYILQEIIDSPEPDKSLLNMEHFLSALRARGTYYALLAENHGIIKLLISLFGTSQFLTRIFIQHPEILDSLVSRSYATPFKDLEEMEKELEARLFEATDYERELEALRRYRNEEFLRISLNDVEGHTPQGEKTYQLSCLAIACLRAAFNIARNELIPRYGLPYVMDEDGVRKKAGFCIVGMGKLGGMELNYHSDLDIIFIYQGEGKTVPTDGTDPERFKELSNQQYFSRLAQRIISVLTLATQDGSVYQIDTRLRPSGNQGPLVTSRKAFAEYHASTAQLWERQALTKALVVSGPKKMRCELQSFIRSLAYDAPLEEDIATDIIRLRDRMEKEIARESSETLNLKTGRGGMVDVEFLVQYYQLLKGRKNPELQETNTLKALQKIVEAGILNGSDGDKLQDGYKFLRRLENMLRLLHDQSISEIPNETGYLSKLARRLGYQGESSEPNVELMNDYRMHTENIRKIFNKSLHADQSDPEGAIEQ; this is encoded by the coding sequence ATGAAAGATCTGGCAGTACGCCTGGAAAAGCTCTGCCGCGACAGAGATGAGGAGGGGCTCAGGGTTTTCGCTTCCGAACTCGGGTACCGGGAAACGGGAAAGACCACGGCCAATCTCACCATCCTTTTCGACTCTTTCGGCAGTGCAAACCTGCTCGCCCGACTGACCGAAACGGCCCTGACGACAGCCGATCCCGACATGGCTCTGAATAATCTTGAACGCCTGTCCAACAGCATCTCCCCTGAACTCATCCGGCCGGCGCTTGAAGACAAAAAACGGCGCAAACAGCTCCTGACGACCCTTGGGGCTTCGCAGTTTCTCACCGGAATACTCTGCCGCGACAAAAATAATTTCGAAGAGCTGATCACCAACGGGGAAATTGATCGGCACAAGAGTGAAAGCGCGATGATCGATGAGTTGCGCGCACTGATTCCGGAAGAGATCACATTTACCGAGCTCCAGAAGCTCCTGCGCCAATACAAGTGTCGCGAGATCCTTCGCATCGGCAGTCGAGACCTCAATAACGAGGCCGAGCTCGCCGAAGTAACCGATGAACTCTCTTCACTCGCCGCCGCAACACTGCAGCGGTCCTATGAGATCTCGGACGCCCTGCTGAAAAAAGAATTTGGCGTCCCGATGGTTGAGTCGGCTGACGGGGATGGAGAAGAGGAAGCGACCTTTACTATTTTCGGTATGGGCAAGTTCGGTGGCCGCGAACTCAATTTCTCGTCCGATATCGACCTGATCTATTTCTATTCATCGGAAAAAGGGACGACGACCGGCATCCCTGATAAACAGTCGAGTCGCATCCCGGTGCACAGCTACTTCATCAAGCTGGCCGACATGATCAGCAAGGCAATCGGCCAGGTCACGGCTGACGGCTTTGTCTTCCGGGTCGACCTCCGCTTGCGCCCGGAAGGGAACAGCGGCGAAATGGCCCAACCGGCCAACAGTGCCATCCTCTACTATGAAAGCTGGGGCCAGAGCTGGGAGCGATCAGCCCTGATCAAGGCCCTGCCGGTCGCCGGTTCAATTAAACTGGGCGAATATATCCTCAACGAGCTCGAGCCCTTCATCTACCGCCGCCATCTCGATTACGCCATGGTCGAAGATATCAAGCGGATGAAACAAAAAATCGATCACAGTCTTGAACGGGCGGAAGGTAGTGAAATAAATCTCAAGCTCGGCCGTGGCGGCATTCGCGAAATCGAATTCTTTATCCAGGCCCTGCAGCTGATTTATGCCGGCAAGAAAGCTGCCCTCCGCCACAAGGGTTCTTTACCGGCACTTGCAGCCCTGAACAAAGAAGGCCTGATCAAAAACGACGAGCTACCGGTGCTGCGTGAGGCCTACGTGTTCCTGCGCAATGCCGAGCATCGGATCCAGGTATTCCAGGAGCAGCAAACCCACAACCTGCCCGGCCGCCGGGACGAAATGCTCGCCCTGGCCCGACGCTGCGGCTTTGCCGATACCGACTCATTCATGGCCGAGCTGAACCGGCATCGAACCGGAGTTTCCAGGATTTACCATAAACTCTTCTACACCAGTGACGAAGAGATCAAGGAGGAGGTCAGGCCGGAAATCGAAGCGGTTTTCGATGTCAATGCCGACCCTGACCGGGTCAAGGATCTTCTCGAAGAATGGGGTTTTGCAAATCCCGACACCGCCTACCAAAGTCTGCTTTTCCTCCGCGACGGAAAACCGTATTCGCACCTGACGCAACGGGCCCGACGCCATATGGAACGGATTGCGCCTTACATCCTCCAGGAAATTATTGACTCGCCCGAACCGGACAAGTCGCTTCTCAACATGGAGCATTTCCTTTCAGCCCTGAGAGCACGTGGCACCTACTATGCCCTGCTCGCCGAAAACCACGGAATTATCAAACTGCTTATCTCTCTTTTCGGGACGAGCCAGTTTTTAACCCGGATCTTTATCCAGCATCCGGAAATTCTCGATTCCCTTGTCTCCCGGTCTTACGCGACACCGTTCAAAGATCTCGAGGAAATGGAAAAAGAGCTGGAAGCGCGGCTTTTTGAAGCGACCGATTATGAACGGGAACTTGAGGCCCTGCGCCGCTACCGCAACGAGGAGTTTTTACGTATTTCACTCAACGATGTCGAGGGGCACACACCACAGGGCGAAAAAACCTACCAGCTCTCCTGCCTCGCCATTGCCTGTCTGCGGGCCGCATTTAACATCGCCAGAAATGAGCTGATTCCCCGTTACGGTCTGCCTTATGTCATGGACGAGGATGGTGTCCGTAAAAAAGCCGGTTTCTGTATTGTCGGCATGGGCAAACTTGGCGGTATGGAACTGAATTACCACTCTGATCTCGATATAATCTTCATTTACCAGGGTGAAGGGAAGACCGTCCCGACCGACGGCACTGATCCGGAGCGCTTCAAGGAACTGAGTAACCAGCAATACTTCTCACGGCTCGCCCAGAGGATCATCTCGGTTTTGACGTTGGCCACCCAGGACGGAAGCGTTTATCAGATTGATACCCGGCTCCGGCCTTCGGGAAACCAGGGGCCACTGGTTACCAGCCGCAAGGCCTTTGCCGAGTACCACGCCTCGACCGCACAACTCTGGGAGAGACAAGCGTTGACCAAGGCGCTGGTTGTCAGTGGCCCGAAAAAAATGCGCTGTGAGCTGCAATCTTTTATCCGGTCACTGGCCTATGACGCACCGCTCGAAGAGGATATTGCCACCGACATCATCCGCTTGCGCGACCGAATGGAAAAAGAAATTGCCCGGGAAAGCAGTGAAACTCTCAACCTTAAAACCGGCCGCGGCGGCATGGTCGACGTCGAATTCCTGGTGCAGTACTATCAGCTTCTGAAGGGTCGCAAAAATCCCGAATTGCAGGAAACCAACACACTTAAAGCCTTGCAGAAGATAGTTGAGGCGGGTATTCTCAATGGAAGCGACGGCGACAAACTCCAAGACGGATACAAGTTTTTGCGCCGCCTGGAGAATATGTTGCGTCTGCTTCATGACCAGTCGATTAGCGAAATACCGAATGAAACCGGGTATCTGAGTAAACTCGCCAGGCGGCTCGGCTATCAGGGGGAGAGTTCGGAACCAAACGTCGAACTCATGAATGACTACCGGATGCATACGGAAAACATCCGAAAGATTTTCAACAAATCACTCCATGCCGACCAGTCTGACCCTGAAGGGGCAATAGAGCAATGA
- a CDS encoding tRNA 2-thiocytidine(32) synthetase TtcA yields the protein MVLEGPLFRKIKKLTGKAIGDYNLIEDGDRIAVGVSGGKDSYTLLHILDQLRRRAPIDYELVAVNVDAGFPGYRKEKIKDHLDSAGFEYRMEPTNCYEIIEEKRRPGTSYCSFCARLRRGVLYTLADQLKCNKIALGHHLDDFIETLLLNQFYVGSLKAMSPKLLADNGRHTVIRPLLYVEEADIIRFAGEQEFPIICCACPVCGEVDQKRQRMKKLISELSKENKHLKKSMIGALANVHPRHLLDKRLQNFSSSAADSLT from the coding sequence ATTGTTTTGGAAGGCCCCCTGTTCCGCAAAATCAAAAAGCTGACCGGTAAGGCGATTGGTGATTACAATCTTATCGAGGATGGTGACCGGATTGCTGTCGGTGTTTCCGGCGGCAAGGATTCATACACCCTGTTACATATCCTTGATCAGCTGCGGCGCCGGGCGCCGATCGATTATGAACTGGTTGCAGTCAATGTCGATGCCGGCTTCCCGGGTTACCGCAAGGAAAAAATAAAAGATCATCTCGATTCTGCCGGGTTCGAGTACCGGATGGAACCGACCAATTGTTATGAAATTATCGAAGAGAAGCGGCGGCCCGGAACATCGTATTGTTCTTTTTGTGCCCGGTTGCGGCGCGGTGTCCTTTACACCCTGGCCGACCAGTTGAAGTGCAACAAGATTGCGCTTGGCCATCACCTCGATGATTTCATCGAAACCCTTCTACTGAATCAGTTCTATGTCGGTTCACTCAAGGCGATGAGCCCGAAATTGCTTGCCGACAATGGCCGTCATACCGTTATCCGTCCACTGCTTTATGTTGAAGAAGCCGATATCATCCGGTTTGCCGGTGAGCAGGAATTCCCGATCATCTGCTGTGCCTGTCCGGTTTGTGGAGAAGTCGATCAGAAACGGCAGCGGATGAAGAAGCTCATAAGTGAGCTTTCGAAAGAGAATAAACACCTGAAGAAAAGCATGATCGGGGCACTTGCCAATGTGCACCCGCGTCATCTGCTTGATAAAAGACTGCAAAACTTCTCAAGTTCGGCGGCAGATAGCCTGACTTGA